The following nucleotide sequence is from Zea mays cultivar B73 chromosome 1, Zm-B73-REFERENCE-NAM-5.0, whole genome shotgun sequence.
CAAACGCAGCATGGCAGAAACTATATGGGCCTtatttgtttcagcttttttttagcttctggccaccaaaagataCCGTGGACTATCAAACACTCAACTTTTTAACCCGCTTTTACAAGAATCAATTTAGTAAAAAAACATCCAAAATCAGCACAAACACATAATTGGCCGAGTTCTTGCAATAGTAAGAattcgtcactttctagatcatgAACCCTATGTACACCTTCATCTTCTTCCGCTCACAATCCCTATGATACTTAGATTTCTCTCATAGCCAGATTattagaaaagctggtcagaaaaaagctgaaccaaacagtcaCGTAGTCAGAGCAGCCCCGATTCCCTTAGTTGGGCATGCTGTCGAAGTCAACAGCCCGCTGAAAACATATGGCAGAATTTTATACTGCTCTTCGTGGATGAAACTAGTCACTAGTAATATCTTGACTCTTTGCAGGTTAATGCCAGCCACACATCAAGTGCACAGTTACTGAGTTACACTGTGATATGGTCATAGTTTTCAAGGTGTCGCCTAGACGGTAAGACGAGCCAGAGAGGTAAGGCATCCTCCTCGCCTTGCTCTGGAACCTAAGGCGAGTGGGAGCTCCGGCACGGCAGAGGGGGAGAGGGAGGCGGCTGGTGCAgctgggagagagggagagggctgaGAGAGATGGCGTGAGTGGGTTTAACCTAATTTTAATATGCCAGCTGGGCTGATTTGGGCCGGCTAGGctgttctttttattttctttatcctttttctcttcGTTATTAATATTTTTTCCTAAACACTTTCTCAAATATCAATATTAAAAAGTAAAAAAGGGATCAATCACCTTACCGTCTTCAAAACTATGGATATTATGTGATGGAAAAGTACTTCATGTCTAGAAAGTAAAGTGGACACAATAATATACAGTGAAAAATGGTGGTAATGACCGTTAAAGCCGCGTAGTGCACTCTGACTATGCACAGGTACCACTTAAATCACTATCACCTTTACTATGTGGAATCAATGAGCTAGTACAAGCATTAGCATATGGTACCTATTCTGGCGAGCCGATTCACCCATTTGGGAATTTTGTTACCGGTCAACTTGTAGCACATATCCTTGCAGAAGTGGTTACAGTTCTTCGTGATAAGATGGTAAGTATCGCCGTTGTAGTTTACTGACTGCAGCTCCATGAACTGCCTAACTTGGATTGGATCCAAGCATGTTGTACCAAGAAATATTGATTTTCTGAATCTGAAACCAGGGCATTGGCGAGGTTCTACCTCAAAGACCCCACTGGTGGGAAAGTCATGTGCTCCGAATGCATATTCAACACCATGAACTGTAAATGGAAAAGAGAGGCAATCTTCTGAGCATTCAGTTGTGAAATCTTATTGTAGAGAAAAAAAATCTATAATATTTGCATAGGAACAACAGAACTTATGTGACATTTTTTTATTGTTAAGCAAAGAATTTAATGCCAATGCCACAATCATTTAATAACTGGGGCAACCAGCAAGATATTACACAAATCACCCTTTTAAAATATTCCAAAGCTAGCTGAAAAATTGCACCATTTAAATTCTGCTGAATCCATATGCTCCAAAAATCATGCCGTCGCATATAGTTCAGTCTTATTCGTTTCTGACAACCAACTACATACAAACATTGTAAACTTTATCAATGGAGAACAAAGTGAAaatgaacctggagaaaggtctAGGGCTCTAGGCTAGTCCAAAAAAGACTACTATTGTTAAAAATGTCTGGCAAGATTAGACAGGACCTACCAACCCAGAAGGATAATTCAAATGCAACTTATTAACGGACAGTTTCTAGTGGCATTGAGTATTTAACAAACTTATAAATTACTTTTGTTCCCCCCATCCATAACTGATCAGCGAGCAATGCTACCCATCTCTGAGAGTACCATTCAGTTTACATGTTCTCCACATGGAATTCACCAAACTAGTGCACCATTCCTACTCCCTATTGAGCACCAAAAGTGGCGGACGGTCTGGCctagggctcggacggtccgcggccccgCGATCAGATCAATTCAGgtgattatccttatctcgtgtgtggttatccatctaatcacgtgggagttgtTGGCTATCTCCTAAGAACAGGTCCAGACCtcttcccctataaatataaaggggtacgaccgattgagaacccccaaacacattccaatcgaatcaATTATTTTTTATCATtcatgccctaggagtagatgtagtgtAGTTTTAGTTatagccttccgcatatccacctccacccctattcgactctacgtcgtctagatccgtccccaagacgaccctaggatcttacccctcccggggggcaagatctagttgtccacccAAGACCTCTTCCTTAAATTTATCTTTTAATTCCTAGGCaactccacgtcgtctggggacgccccgaGTGACCTGTCGACCCAGGGCGCCCTAAGATCTCTTCCCTCAGGGGGCGAGATCTAGGTTCCagcgaggaggaagacgaccctgcgccatcgcggaccgtccggtgcgacaCAGGGAAGGCGTCGCTCCTGCGTCcaagtcgtggaccgtccggcccagagccGCGAACCGTCCGCGCCGCGGCAGTGGGCATTGCCAGGCGGTACACCCGAATGATTGGCGCTGCCTAGATCAGCGCCAACACTCCCATATCCTTCCCTAGTTCCCTTCTTTCCTAGATCTAGCTAGCAGGACTAGGGAGGAGTACTAGAGATTTCATGGACACCTAAAATTTCTTAAATTACTACTTAAACCCTCTAAAACTGGATTTTGGATCTATAAAGTTGTCTAGCGTAAGGGAGGATGACGACTAGAGATTTGACAAGCAGGGAACCGAAAGAAAATTTCTTAATTCACTATTAGAACCCTATAAAATTGGATTCTGGATCTGTAAAGATCCATATTTTCAAGGTCCATGATATGGATTCATGGGTATTGATCTCATAAACAAGCTTTCTCAGATGCAAAAGGTGTTTGGTACACTGAAGCCTGACATAAAATGAACCCAACAACATCCAAGAAAAGCAATAATCTTCCAAGCCTAGTAGATACATTTTTTCTACAATATTTTATTTCCTATTGCAAAGGCAGCATAGCGCAGAGCCACAGAACCCACTGATATCGTCCATGTTCATATATGGTATAATGACACCTAGTGAATCTAATGATTTCAGCTAGACACATCAATGAGAACACCAAAAAATCTAAATATGTAGCTCATCTAGGCAAGGTGAAACAATGCATATCTTTGGCCCTATTTCGAAAGAAAGACTTTCACAGGAATCATACAGGAACttaaaaagaatcagttcaatttCATATGGAAAACACAGGATTTGGGGAAAAAATCCCATGTTCCAAACAAGCCCTGATGGCCAGAACAGAACTTTTGGCAAGGAACAAACTTATATGCAGATGGGATTGTTAATGTAGCAAAAGGGTTGTTTTCTTAACACGCAcacacaccaccaccaccaccaccacaacaACAAAGACAAAAACAATAACTTCATAGTCCATAGGATGAAATAGCAGATAGATCACAGTACTAGATAGAAATGTTGGCTAAAATGAATAATGAGATGGTTGTTTTACTTTAATACTAGTCCTACATTTTTTTCAAGGATAGAGGAGAAATTAGCTGAAAGTTGAAATAGCGAAAAAAATGAACCAGCATTAGCTTACGTGTTAACTGGAAAAAAGATAGATACATATGGCAGAGAAAAAGAACCTTCAATTCCTGAGTGAAATATGCCCAGGCCTGCCCAATATATATAACCGTTCATTGGCGTCAAATCATACACATTAAGATAAACTGGGGTATCATCTGGCGATTGACCAGCCGACTGAACCTTGGGGAACAAAAAGAAACGCATGGCAGATTTCCTGCTCAATCTGCTCAGTTGTAGAGGCACAAGGGACTTCCATTCAGGTCGTTTTGTCCTTAACTTCATGGCCCTCCCTTCACATAATCAAATGAGATATAAGCATACAAAGAATCTACCAAGAATCACAAGAAATTGGTACAATTAGATAAGATAGCTGCATAGTTGTTCTCTGAAATATTTTTCCATGGAAATAGTTTAAAGATTGTATTACACATAATAGCAATGAATTTGGTTGGATTTTGAATAGGCCAACGGTAAGGTATTGCAAAATAGAAGCATTCCAAAAATATATATCCTCATATAGATTTTATTGCAATCTTAGAACACATTTGCCTTGTAcataagaaaaataaaacaaactAGAACATCGTGTTCTGTCCAAGTATTAGCTGGCTATGCATTAGCAAAAATTGAGAGCTCCAATGTAGGCATGTAGCAAATCCAGGAGCCTAGGAGTTCTCCCATTATCTTCCCAAAAAAGACAATGCAGTTCAGGGTGAACAATGGGCAGTAAAACTAACACAGGTAGGGCACACTACAGTTGTGGTTTCAAAATCTAGCACCCCGCAATTCAGTCTAACACAACGCATTGCTGAACGAGTACATAGACGAGCTTCAAGAAGCGCAAATGTCCCTATAGTTTGAACTTTGAACCCTCCTACTGGTAATGGTAACTACAGACTAAAATACAGTGGACAGATCAGATCTAATTCTAACTTGGACACCAACTGTCCACAGCCTATCTCCACCTATCTTCTGCTAAAGAAGGCATTTATTACATCTTTGTCGTGGGCAATGCAGTATGTTCACTCGGTCTAGCAAACAGCCAGGAGAAAAGATAGAGGGGGCATTCGGTTTTCAAGAAGGAAACAAGCTAGTCGGGTACCAGACTGCAATTGTAATCATGTACGGATGTACCACACGACTCCATTACCAGGTAGGAAAGCTTGCAGAGAACCGTAGGACATGTACACAGTACGGCACCACCCGAACATGACCAACTGCTTCAGTACAAGCAGGTGAACCGCACTTACTGCTAGGAAAGCAACGTTTGGCACCGCTAACGGACTGAACCCCCAGAAATAATTCCACGGCCGTACCGCTCGCTCCAGATGGGGAAGAAAGAGCACAGGCGATGTTGACACGAG
It contains:
- the LOC100272295 gene encoding uncharacterized protein LOC100272295 produces the protein MKLRTKRPEWKSLVPLQLSRLSRKSAMRFFLFPKVQSAGQSPDDTPVYLNVYDLTPMNGYIYWAGLGIFHSGIEVHGVEYAFGAHDFPTSGVFEVEPRQCPGFRFRKSIFLGTTCLDPIQVRQFMELQSVNYNGDTYHLITKNCNHFCKDMCYKLTGNKIPKWVNRLARIGAICNCLLPESLKISPVGHDPNSQSEDSEKRRLRNPFSCFSSISSHRQLPSSSPFPPSPVKGGLPRCSSRKSSTASPKNR